One genomic window of Sebastes umbrosus isolate fSebUmb1 chromosome 15, fSebUmb1.pri, whole genome shotgun sequence includes the following:
- the nrm gene encoding nurim, whose product MASVTVRGWALCTVSLLNWAFVFISGADFIRFISFRAIYHNLTGETTLCQDSIPWSVALRDSSVLGSLVVDLGLLALFITQHSLLAWSPVKQALQSVLGPLNRTAYCFTTALALQIMMRYWQPVTDAPCLWSVRHTPWSIWFPLLCFSLHFLCWAIICSILMLFDYPELLGIKQVYYDCLGLGDPLSHKSPRAQRLLSHLRHPVCLELGVVLWLLPALSLDRLLLAGTLSTYLALAHSLDKQDLSYLCGQLNSKLQLLADTSDHKEK is encoded by the exons ATGGCGTCAGTCACAGTCCGAGGCTGGGCTCTCTGCACCGTGTCTCTGCTCAACTGGGCCTTTGTTTTCATATCTGGTGCAGACTTTATTCGCTTTATATCATTTAGAGCCATTTACCACAACCTCACCGGAGAGACGACACTATGTCAAG ACTCCATACCGTGGTCGGTGGCCCTGCGGGACAGCTCTGTCCTCGGGTCTCTTGTTGTGGATCTGGGGCTGCTGGCTCTCTTCATCACCCAGCACAGTCTGCTCGCCTGGTCGCCTGTCAAACAGGCCCTCCAATCAGTGCTGGGGCCCCTGAACAGGACGGCATACTGCTTCACCACCGCACTGGCACTACAG ATCATGATGCGTTACTGGCAGCCGGTGACTGACGCCCCCTGTCTGTGGTCAGTGCGTCATACACCCTGGAGTATCTGGTTCCCTCTGCTCTGCTTCAGTCTGCACTTCCTCTGCTGGGCAATCATCTGCAGCATCCTCATGCTCTTTGATTACCCTGAACTGTTGGGCATCAAGCAG GTGTATTACGACTGTCTCGGTTTAGGGGACCCCCTGTCTCACAAGTCACCTCGCGCCCAGCGCCTCCTGTCTCACCTCCGCCACCCGGTGTGCCTGGAGCTGGGCGTCGTGCTGTGGCTCCTGCCGGCCTTGTCCCTGGACAGGCTCCTGCTGGCGGGGACTCTGTCAACCTACCTGGCCCTGGCACACTCTCTGGACAAACAGGATTTATCCTACCTCTGCGGCCAGCTTAACAGCAAGCTGCAGCTCTTAGCTGACACCAGCGACCACAAGGAGAAGTGA
- the ppp1r18 gene encoding uncharacterized protein ppp1r18, translated as MAVSSLPEWKQLLLEKKRREEEERDRREKEEEKKFASMPAWKQGIIQRRKAKRDSLGDREKERDVCLLQVDIRSASDGLSDTDSFVTGNLESETSLSPDPGLWLDGDLKQAGQVSEETLVPFHENPFILTQSAWRKGRDGEGEPEVKEKLSSRGQDGESGRGRDIELKIERFRDASEGREKERSRDRSQGRERENSNQWIESVKDAVREREFLKVRKDEEEKETDLPCSAFSPHVQCLRTIRADNIIIIEQERKTSDERRARWREAERPEEDHQGKRGMKMDLREILAGGGSITEIRASEVLIIKPSASPEERSPEGGRGRRGSGREDGEIKLDGRKESFGRELRTDISWLREKEKERPWGHATVIKDERKVSLDDNLFVERGGRVSQLVSKFGQYPKPPSRSKSSDNFLPPRRRKNSGDEDDQQFEADGKGMPKRSFSFSDRVICGKENGLDDDGYHEKISRERILDKSITATVDVAGLGKETTAKIKLGCAQLLDKDRFGKHRDGHLKNEDEKGRRNEAEICVSIQHRSEVKKVEPVDLRAAERELDADGDEGFTVASVKNTEGISFARKVAIKQDGRARAEREARQQTGEKSLEREMSVEKDSEVGGQIEAQVCTKKVSEEGFESTISPETMHVESAFTECSGLLCAVTDRARDPHRGPEWSGTGPQGPYLTHSGLSQHTEELISKIEKVGDTTVYSNEKGERAYKPAYELTKGSDQDMGLENLTHDVMPRSPKRVAPMGIPPGPLEIKIPRSVFYVAEEMAERKKGAGQSDEGQDREGGKGVERRDSWRIGKPLSRVESLREKIRQRERLRQSEAEDVGGSEGEEINDTQTPAGDRHDERGTEIEREWEAAAHMRKRLVEAERGQEEAAPQTSTAAFDVTQEVGVLKTCSQIPVSVLHSQAVRGEEVTSGFATAASEVIYDQISEDENEPQKHVEEELRRQHENREEEREEEEEEEEEELSEEEEEEYTSPLDPVQSLSPLPPHPNSLAAMSRIYNLETVGSRSGLCLRDRTVDIPSVHLLKVKPLVSNAQQGDSKTFSGEDICGVQTIQRQIEQFQLKEQETLKSCTPSNTLFKDREPKGQQIPRRVFKHQVKDDAKAPEKDQDTSESNPKVSPWRARSPTSQLKQSNRATIAPSLLRSQSPDNTLRPSDNAPTPTSSPSSLSPAQSPSISPSSTPSPTLFSIRSASGGQVKRGATITITPKKPAGGGGVTGPTTGCTAVGSKPSKTSSQQAQTTSGVAEPVKKKYPTVEQIEVIGGYQNLDKSCLIKNRGNPKRGKVCFDEDQLEQVCEYPSETSMLACTPYPQDLWRMDRLQGEESQEDEAEVDGGAIVSKSTRNMGIHVTGGGLRVGQCHPLLKKHNV; from the coding sequence ATGGCTGTCTCCTCTCTGCCGGAATGGAAGCAACTCCTGctggagaaaaagaggagagaggaggaggagagagataggagggagaaagaggaggagaagaagttcGCCAGCATGCCCGCCTGGAAGCAAGGGATCATCCAGCGGAGGAAGGCGAAGCGGGACAGCTTGGGTGacagggagaaggagagagacgtCTGTCTGCTGCAGGTGGATATCAGATCTGCGTCTGACGGCCTGAGTGACACAGACAGCTTTGTGACGGGCAATTTGGAGAGCGAAACGTCACTCAGTCCAGATCCGGGGCTGTGGCTGGATGGAGACCTCAAACAAGCCGGTCAGGTGTCTGAGGAAACTCTAGTTCCATTCCATGAAAACCCATTTATTCTCACGCAGAGTGCATGGAGGAAGGGCAGGGATGGAGAAGGCGAGCCGGAAGTTAAGGAGAAATTGAGCTCCAGGGGTCAAGATGGGGAGTcgggaagaggaagagatatCGAGCTGAAAATAGAGAGATTCAGAGATGCGAGTGAAGGACGGGAGAAAGAAAGGAGCAGGGACAGGAGtcaaggaagagaaagagagaatagcaACCAGTGGATAGAGTCAGTTAAAGATGCAGTCAGGGAGCGGGAATTCCTCAAAGTTAGAAAAGacgaggaggaaaaagaaacagaTTTACCATGCAGTGCGTTTTCTCCACACGTCCAGTGTCTTCGGACCATCCGAGCcgacaacatcatcatcatcgagCAGGAGAGGAAAACCAGTGATGAGAGAAGGGCTAGATGGAGGGAGGCGGAGAGGCCCGAGGAGGACCACCAGGggaagagagggatgaagatGGACCTGAGGGAGATCCTGGCCGGAGGAGGGAGCATCACCGAGATCCGAGCCTCCGAGGTTCTGATCATAAAGCCCTCGGCGAGTCCTGAAGAGAGGAGTccggagggaggaagaggaaggagaggttCGGGTAGGGAGGATGGAGAGATAAAGTTggatggaaggaaggagagTTTTGGCAGGGAGCTCAGAACGGACATATCGTggctgagagaaaaagagaaagagagaccgTGGGGCCACGCGACGGTCATCAAAGACGAGAGGAAGGTGAGCTTGGATGATAACCTGTTTGTtgaaagaggagggagggtcAGCCAGCTGGTGAGTAAATTCGGACAGTACCCCAAGCCTCCGTCTCGATCCAAAAGCTCTGATAATTTCCTCCCGCCTAGGAGGAGAAAAAACTCAGGAGATGAAGATGACCAACAATTTGAGGCAGACGGGAAAGGTATGCCCAAACGCTCATTTAGCTTCTCCGATCGTGTCATCTGCGGTAAGGAGAATGGTTTAGATGACGATGGGTATCATGAGAAGATATCGCGCGAGAGGATATTAGACAAGAGCATAACGGCGACGGTCGACGTTGCAGGCCTAGGGAAGGAAACCACAGCGAAGATCAAACTGGGGTGTGCGCAGCTTTTAGATAAAGACCGGTTTGGAAAGCATAGAGatggacatttaaaaaatgaggaTGAAAAGGGGAGGAGAAATGAAGCAGAAATCTGCGTCTCCATCCAGCACAGGAGCGAAGTTAAGAAAGTGGAGCCCGTCGACTTGAGGGCTGCGGAAAGGGAACTTGATGCGGATGGAGACGAGGGGTTCACTGTGGCGTCAGTCAAAAACACAGAGGGGATCTCGTTTGCTAGGAAAGTTGCGATCAAGCAGGATGGGAGAGCGAGAGCTGAAAGAGAGGCGAGGCAACAGACAGGTGAGAAAAGTTTAGAGAGGGAGATGAGTGTAGAAAAAGATTCAGAGGTCGGGGGACAGATTGAGGCGCAAGTTTGCACCAAAAAGGTGTCAGAAGAGGGATTCGAAAGCACAATCTCACCTGAAACTATGCACGTCGAATCAGCTTTCACAGAGTGCTCCGGTCTACTCTGTGCCGTCACAGATAGGGCTAGAGACCCCCATAGAGGGCCAGAGTGGAGTGGTACAGGGCCACAAGGACCTTACCTAACACACTCCGGTTTGTCCCAACACACAGAGGAGCTTATAAGTAAAATCGAGAAAGTAGGAGACACAACTGTTTATAGCAACGAGAAAGGAGAAAGGGCTTACAAGCCTGCGTATGAATTGACCAAAGGATCAGATCAAGATATGGGATTGGAGAACCTCACTCACGATGTGATGCCCAGATCTCCGAAAAGGGTTGCACCAATGGGGATCCCCCCAGGTCCCCTGGAGATTAAAATTCCCAGAAGTGTGTTTTACGTTGCCGAAGAaatggcggagagaaaaaagggcGCAGGTCAAAGCGATGAGGGGCAAGACCGGGAAGGAGGTAAAGGGGTCGAGAGGAGGGACAGCTGGAGGATCGGAAAACCCTTGAGCCGCGTTGAGTCCCTGCGAGAGAAAatcagacaaagagagaggctGAGACAGAGCGAGGCAGAAGATGTAGGCGGGAGTGAAGGTGAAGAGATAAACGACACCCAGACACCGGCTGGGGACAGGCATGACGAGAGGGGAactgaaatagagagagagtgggaagCTGCAGCTCATATGCGGAAGAGGCTGGTCGAGGCAGAGAGGGGACAGGAAGAGGCAGCGCCGCAGACATCCACGGCTGCGTTTGACGTCACACAGGAAGTCGGCGTGTTGAAAACCTGCTCTCAAATTCCTGTTTCTGTCTTGCACTCACAAGCCGTCAGAGGAGAGGAAGTAACAAGCGGGTTCGCCACTGCTGCCTCCGAAGTTATCTATGACCAGATATCTGAGGATGAAAACGAGCCCCAGAAACATGTGGAAGAAGAGCTGAGGCGCCAACACGAGAACcgagaggaagaaagggaggaggaggaggaggaggaggaagaagagctctcagaggaggaagaagaagaatatacATCGCCTCTCGATCCTGTGCAATCTCTCTCCCCTTTGCCACCTCATCCCAACTCCCTCGCAGCCATGAGCCGGATCTACAACTTGGAAACAGTAGGCTCGAGGTCGGGCTTGTGTCTGAGGGACAGAACTGTGGACATCCCATCAGTGCACCTTTTAAAAGTGAAGCCCCTCGTGTCGAACGCACAGCAGGGGGACAGCAAGACATTCTCAGGAGAGGACATTTGCGGGGTTCAGACGATACAACGACAGATAGAGCAGTTTCAGCTGAAAGAGCAGGAAACGCTCAAGTCTTGTACGCCATCAAACACCCTTTTTAAGGACAGAGAGCCAAAGGGGCAGCAAATCCCCAGACGGGTGTTCAAGCACCAGGTAAAGGACGATGCCAAAGCCCCGGAGAAAGATCAAGACACGTCAGAATCGAACCCCAAAGTGTCTCCTTGGCGTGCTCGTTCTCCAACCTCTCAGCTCAAACAATCTAACCGAGCTACCATCGCCCCCTCACTTCTCAGGAGCCAATCCCCGGACAATACCCTGAGACCTTCGGATAACGCCCcgaccccaacctcctccccgAGCTCTTTGTCTCCTGCCCAGTCTCCTAGCATCTCTCCATCCTCAACCCCATCGCCCACGCTCTTCTCCATCAGGAGTGCCTCCGGAGGCCAAGTCAAGAGAGGTGCCACCATCACAATCACCCCAAAAAagcctgctggaggaggaggagtgacagggCCAACAACGGGGTGCACGGCAGTAGGGTCGAAACCCTCAAAGACCTCATCGCAGCAGGCCCAGACGACCTCCGGTGTGGCAGAGCCGGTGAAGAAGAAGTACCCCACGGTGGAGCAGATCGAGGTGATTGGCGGATATCAGAATCTGGACAAGTCCTGTCTGATCAAGAACAGAGGGAACCCGAAAAGG